Proteins encoded together in one Porites lutea chromosome 2, jaPorLute2.1, whole genome shotgun sequence window:
- the LOC140926375 gene encoding uncharacterized protein has translation MTALLNSNEDFAVDDTFVVDLTYVRPPRGTGRRKLGSDAFVNMVKSKNSCIEITNKDDLCCARALVTARAYQHKDQSNLHMSEYTNIRHGRDLQKTKARELHRLAKVPEGPCGLPEIRDFEKVLPDYQVIVVSADHGNAIVHCGPTALHQLILLAHQGHYDVITKLNAYFGVNYFCLQCRKGYKTRDFRHHRCPGFKCYCCQQTDCSDFATHPARDAATELCPHCHRRFFGPRCLELHTIRSPSGQSVNPLTFDNVCAQLRCCGHCGRTFHDFQAFLSHICGYQPCYNCGQTVDVWDHKCFIQPIPLRRGPKRKHPTTSTDQPVPEEEQAIVKIFFDCECMQEGEEAHRVNLVCAETSLNDQRYQFPTMQEFLTWVWNLRVTDPTRRPFVLIAHNFQGYDGYLLLEELYKQAVVPSQIVNGAKLLSVSIPGGIKFIDSLNFFPMALASFPQTFGLREEAKGFFPHFFNIPTLQEYVGAMPDKRYYDPDGMKPARRADFERWYADQVASNRVFNLQAELLKYCQSDVRILKQACTLFEREFRGICGFDPFEQCITIASACNVAYRRHWMRPRTLAVEPLHGWHPQIRQSRVALEWLYHLERILPPPTDGEPRLRHSRNGGEVLFRIGEHRYHGDGYDPRTGIVYEFYGCFYHGCPECFPQRHQRHAKLDGATPHELYTRTVQRAERIRRGGHVVIEKWECEWEAQKREDPELRLWAETLDLVTHLDPRDAFFGGRTEAVRAHCQAQPDQHIFYDDFTSLYPWVNKNCKYPVGHPVIHTQFTCQTPEDWDRLVRHRSYGLVQCRVLPPHYLFHPVLPVRVAGKLLFPLCVQCARRQVPLPWTERTHICDHSPRERAFVGTWCTPELVLALDQGYVILHIYELWDFRQTSTTLFRDYINTWIKVKQEADGWPSPEVEKDPALQIEYLEEFRRVEGVILDPAKIERNEGRRTLGKLMANSFWGKFGQRTNKTQVTTCKDPESFFDLFLDGERDIHRILPAGDQMIDVYHSFKEDVGELGTNTNIFVAAFTTAHARVKLYHDGLLPLHTRVLYMDTDSVVYLATQGETHLPRGRFLGQFKDELKGDVIDEFVAGGPKNYAYRTRSGQECCKVRGFTLDARGQAVLNFESVRNLVQKDIEEPLDRPRTLSVDNPHHIVRNVTDKTLHSVPQLKTYCMVQDKRVLDASTGMTYPYGYRPSQDIMDNMILSILFSDVDSSLEDWEEDLPFVPEPCQ, from the coding sequence ATGACGGCCCTCTTGAACTCCAACGAGGACTTTGCGGTGGACGATACGTTCGTGGTGGACTTGACCTACGTGCGCCCGCCGCGCGGCACGGGCCGTCGTAAACTCGGGTCCGACGCCTTCGTCAATATGGTGAAGAGTAAAAACAGTTGTATCGAGATCACCAACAAGGACGATCTCTGCTGCGCGCGGGCCCTGGTGACGGCACGAGCCTACCAACACAAAGATCAAAGTAATCTCCACATGAGCGAATACACGAACATCCGGCACGGACGGGATCTCCAAAAGACCAAAGCCCGCGAATTGCATCGATTGGCCAAAGTACCCGAAGGGCCTTGCGGGTTACCCGAAATACGCGACTTCGAAAAAGTGTTGCCCGACTACCAAGTCATCGTGGTCTCGGCCGATCACGGGAATGCCATCGTGCATTGCGGCCCGACGGCCCTGCATCAACTGATTCTCTTAGCCCACCAGGGACATTACGACGTCATCACCAAATTGAACGCGTATTTTGGCGTGAACTACTTTTGTTTACAGTGCCGCAAAGGGTACAAGACCAGGGACTTTCGTCATCATCGGTGTCCCGGCTTCAAGTGTTATTGCTGCCAACAAACGGACTGCTCGGACTTTGCCACCCACCCTGCCCGAGACGCCGCCACCGAACTGTGTCCCCATTGTCATCGCCGTTTCTTTGGCCCTCGGTGCCTCGAACTGCACACCATCCGTTCTCCCAGCGGTCAAAGTGTAAACCCGCTGACCTTCGACAACGTGTGTGCCCAACTACGGTGTTGCGGGCACTGCGGACGCACCTTCCACGACTTCCAGGCCTTTCTCAGTCACATCTGCGGCTATCAACCGTGCTACAATTGCGGGCAAACGGTGGACGTGTGGGACCACAAATGTTTCATCCAGCCCATCCCCTTACGTCGAGGCCCCAAACGCAAACACCCCACCACCAGCACCGACCAGCCAGTGCCCGAGGAGGAACAGGCCATCGTCAAAATCTTTTTCGATTGCGAGTGCATGCAGGAAGGAGAGGAGGCGCATCGCGTGAACCTGGTATGCGCCGAGACCAGTCTGAACGATCAACGCTACCAGTTTCCGACCATGCAAGAATTCTTGACCTGGGTGTGGAACCTGAGAGTGACGGACCCCACACGCCGCCCGTTCGTGTTGATCGCGCATAATTTCCAGGGGTACGACGGCTACCTGTTGCTCGAGGAACTGTACAAACAAGCGGTGGTGCCTTCGCAGATCGTCAACGGGGCCAAACTGTTGAGCGTCTCCATTCCCGGCGGCATCAAATTCATCGACAGTTTGAACTTTTTCCCCATGGCCCTGGCCTCGTTTCCCCAGACCTTCGGCTTACGGGAGGAAGCCAAGGGGTTCTTTCCCCACTTCTTTAACATCCCCACCTTGCAGGAGTACGTGGGGGCCATGCCGGACAAACGGTATTACGATCCCGACGGCATGAAACCGGCCCGTCGCGCCGACTTCGAACGATGGTACGCGGACCAAGTGGCGTCGAATCGCGTGTTCAACCTGCAAGCCGAACTGTTGAAATACTGTCAGTCCGACGTCCGGATCCTGAAACAGGCGTGTACCCTCTTCGAGCGCGAATTCAGGGGCATTTGCGGGTTCGACCCCTTCGAACAATGCATCACCATCGCCTCGGCGTGTAACGTGGCCTACCGTCGCCATTGGATGCGGCCCAGAACCCTGGCCGTCGAGCCCCTGCACGGCTGGCATCCGCAGATCCGTCAATCGAGAGTCGCCTTGGAATGGTTGTACCACCTGGAACGCATCCTGCCCCCACCCACGGACGGGGAACCCCGACTACGCCACAGTCGTAACGGAGGCGAAGTGCTGTTCCGGATCGGCGAGCATCGCTACCACGGGGACGGCTACGATCCGCGCACCGGGATCGTGTACGAATTCTACGGGTGTTTCTACCACGGGTGCCCCGAATGTTTTCCCCAGCGACACCAGCGGCACGCCAAACTCGACGGGGCCACGCCTCACGAACTGTACACGCGCACGGTCCAGCGGGCCGAACGCATTCGTCGAGGCGGTCACGTGGTGATCGAAAAATGGGAGTGCGAGTGGGAAGCCCAAAAGAGGGAGGATCCCGAATTGCGCCTGTGGGCCGAGACCCTGGATCTGGTGACGCACCTGGATCCCCGCGACGCCTTCTTCGGCGGACGGACCGAAGCCGTGCGAGCCCACTGTCAGGCCCAGCCGGACCAACACATCTTCTACGACGATTTCACGTCGCTGTACCCGTGGGTCAATAAGAACTGCAAGTACCCCGTGGGTCATCCCGTCATTCACACGCAGTTTACCTGCCAGACACCCGAAGACTGGGACCGACTGGTGCGCCATCGATCGTACGGGTTGGTCCAATGCCGCGTCCTGCCGCCTCACTACCTGTTTCATCCCGTGCTGCCCGTCCGCGTGGCCGGCAAGTTGCTGTTTCCCCTGTGCGTCCAATGCGCCCGACGGCAAGTGCCCCTACCCTGGACGGAACGCACCCACATCTGCGACCACTCCCCTCGCGAACGAGCTTTCGTGGGGACCTGGTGCACGCCCGAATTGGTGCTGGCCCTGGACCAAGGGTACGTCATCCTCCACATCTACGAACTGTGGGACTTTCGTCAGACCTCCACCACCCTGTTCAGGGATTACATCAATACCTGGATCAAGGTGAAACAGGAAGCCGACGGCTGGCCCTCGCCCGAGGTGGAAAAAGATCCCGCCTTGCAAATCGAGTACCTGGAAGAGTTTCGGCGCGTCGAAGGGGTGATCCTCGACCCGGCCAAGATCGAACGCAACGAGGGTCGACGCACGCTGGGCAAATTGATGGCCAACAGTTTCTGGGGCAAATTCGGCCAACGCACCAACAAGACCCAAGTGACCACTTGCAAGGACCCCGAGAGCTTCTTCGACCTCTTCCTGGACGGCGAACGCGACATCCATCGCATCCTGCCGGCCGGCGACCAGATGATCGACGTGTACCACTCGTTCAAAGAAGACGTGGGCGAACTGGGCACCAACACCAACATCTTCGTGGCCGCCTTCACCACCGCCCACGCCCGCGTCAAACTGTATCACGACGGGCTGCTCCCCCTGCACACCCGCGTGCTGTACATGGACACGGATTCCGTGGTGTACCTGGCCACCCAAGGCGAGACCCACCTGCCGCGAGGACGTTTCCTGGGTCAATTCAAGGACGAATTGAAAGGCGACGTCATCGACGAATTCGTGGCCGGCGGACCCAAAAATTACGCCTACCGCACCCGTTCGGGACAAGAATGTTGCAAGGTGCGCGGCTTCACCCTGGACGCCCGGGGACAAGCCGTCCTGAACTTCGAGAGTGTTCGAAACCTGGTGCAAAAAGACATCGAGGAGCCTCTCGATCGTCCCAGAACACTGTCGGTCGACAACCCCCATCACATCGTACGAAACGTCACCGACAAGACGCTCCATTCCGTGCCGCAACTCAAGACCTACTGCATGGTCCAAGACAAACGAGTACTGGATGCCAGTACCGGCATGACGTACCCCTACGGTTATCGACCCAGTCAGGACATCATGGACAACATGATCCTGTCCATCCTGTTCTCGGACGTAGACTCTTCCTTAGAAGACTGGGAGGAGGACTTGCCTTTCGTTCCAGAACCGTGCCAATGA